The genomic stretch GTTGTTTCTTGAAAactttaactaaaaaaacatttcaaaacacaaaatatatttattacccACACTTCCATTCATACCCGCTTTCCTAAtgaaataaaactcaaaaaacattttcaagaaGTAAAACAGCAGTCAAGCTTCGGTCATATGCATGGCTTTTAAGGCTACAATTGACTTTGATCCAAGCTTGGATCAAGGGGGAATGGGTGGCTCGATCAAGCAAAGGTGAGATGGGAATCAAGAAGTATCTGTACTGTCAAATGTACTGTCAAGTAACCTTTTCTCCGTCTCGTTGTCTGATGCTAGACATTTCGCAGGGTTCTCTGTCCATTGTCAAGTAAACATTGTCTAGGAAAGTATATAGTTCTATTCTGATCATGCATGTTGTAGTTTGAAGCAAGAACAAGGAGCGCTCCATTGAAGTCTTGAGTACTTCAGCAGCTGCGAAGAGCTGAGACGTCCAGAGTCTTAAGGTCTCATTCCTATGCTACAAATTGGCAAATCTCAAGAAGCCAAAGGTTGCAACACTACCCATGATTTAAATCTGAACCTCACTAACCATGTCACCATTACTCTTGCAACCACCATTTCTTCTTTCATCTCCTTCAAAATCTGTCATATCAACCTGGAAGTTTTCAGTGATTCTCATCTTACTACGAGCACATCGTGAAGGCCTCGACATCTGGTTATCTAGAGAAAAAACATCTCTGCTCTTCCGCTTCTGCTTTATGCTTAAAAAGCCACAAGCGAGAGCCTCTAAAGCTTTAGTGGTCAGCGGTCGGTTTCTTGTGCTGTGTCTTCGCAAGTTCATATTAGGTGACTGCTGAGGAGTAGAGTCACATACTGATGTGGAGATTTTTAGCATCCCAAAATCCTTCGTTCGCCTGCTTGCTTTATCATCTTTTACCTCTGTCACTCCCATCATTAAAGGTTCCGTTTCGGCATCATGAGGTACAGGCATGTTAAGGTCTATCAATGCCCGAGTTTGAAGTTTCTCATGAGGATGGTCATCACCAGAAGAATTACTGCTGAGAGTGCATTCATTACTAATATTTGGACTGCCTCTAGAAGAAATTGTAGCTGATAACCTCTCCATGGGTGGATCCACTCGAAAGAGAAAATCCTCTCTGATATCGCCTTCTCCAGCACAAACAGGCTCATCTTGTTTTGATCCATGTCTATCAATTGTGCCACAGCTTGTCTTTGTCTGGTCACAAGCAATTAATCTCTGTTGACGTTTTCTGTCACAAAGAATGCCTCTCTGGGTTGCTTGACGCTTGATACGCTTTCTTGTCTGCATCCTATCACACTTATCAGCTTTCTGGTACTCCGGAATTTTTTCAGGAACCTTGGCAAAACCTGAACCATTTATAAGGAAACTCTGCTTTAAAGCATCATCTTCAGCATCTTCCCTGTCAGAAAATACTCCCTTGTCCAAATCATTCTTTGTGGATTTTGTCATGGTAGTCCCATTCATATCAGAACACAGGTTCTCAGAAGAATCAGGTTCACCAGCTGGctccttcaaagaatcagattCACTATCTTCAGAATCACTTCTGGAGGTGCATATGCTCATCAGTCCAACGGGTAAACTCCTCAGTTCCCTCACCTTTTTTGTTTCCCCAGTGGCAAGACTTGTATCAACAACGGTAAACATCATGGCATTTGAAGTGCGGCTTGGAGTTCTAGGTTTGAGGTAACAATGGCGTTGTTGACCAGGAAAATTTCCCTGGTTCAAATTTGTCTTATTGCTCCATGCAGTTTCTTCCTTGCTACCATCACCCTTATCTTCTCCAATGTCAAGGTCAAGAAGCGTTGGATCCAAAGCAACTTTATTCAGGACATCACTGACAGAATCAAAATAGTGGTCTCCTTTCACTAGTTTCCTTCTTGAAAACTTCTCGATGCCAGGGATCAGAAAGACCAGAGAATGCCTGGAGGCAGCAGCAAAACCATGATCATTAGGCTGCT from Populus alba chromosome 8, ASM523922v2, whole genome shotgun sequence encodes the following:
- the LOC118039442 gene encoding uncharacterized protein isoform X2 codes for the protein MDVIKGNSEWNCIEDESAAQLLSPGICEAYRDPELLPRIGDEYQVQIPALMTECVYGLLVESPTDAIISSATYHDFLVGLPVSLMWVSEEVESIKHEPRDYPCGLTDTSDINKSVKPESIREANIVPEVDLKAKVELMDVTVNDGIEEGESVKLCLQPQISNEMLCELGGKHYCLVPGSVGNPWSDSEEDSFLLGLYIFGKNLVQVKNFVESKTMGDILSFYYGKFYKSDRYHKWSECRKIRSRKCVYGHRIFTGSRQHEMLSRLLPQLSEECKNILLEAAKAFGEGKMLLEEYVFTLKVMVGLHALVEAVGIGKGKQDLTGITTEPLKSNQVAPVRPEIPIGKACLTLTPVEIINYLTGGYRLSKARSNDLFWEAVWPLLLARGWHSEQPNDHGFAAASRHSLVFLIPGIEKFSRRKLVKGDHYFDSVSDVLNKVALDPTLLDLDIGEDKGDGSKEETAWSNKTNLNQGNFPGQQRHCYLKPRTPSRTSNAMMFTVVDTSLATGETKKVRELRSLPVGLMSICTSRSDSEDSESDSLKEPAGEPDSSENLCSDMNGTTMTKSTKNDLDKGVFSDREDAEDDALKQSFLINGSGFAKVPEKIPEYQKADKCDRMQTRKRIKRQATQRGILCDRKRQQRLIACDQTKTSCGTIDRHGSKQDEPVCAGEGDIREDFLFRVDPPMERLSATISSRGSPNISNECTLSSNSSGDDHPHEKLQTRALIDLNMPVPHDAETEPLMMGVTEVKDDKASRRTKDFGMLKISTSVCDSTPQQSPNMNLRRHSTRNRPLTTKALEALACGFLSIKQKRKSRDVFSLDNQMSRPSRCARSKMRITENFQVDMTDFEGDERRNGGCKSNGDMVSEVQI
- the LOC118039442 gene encoding uncharacterized protein isoform X1; the encoded protein is MEMDVIKGNSEWNCIEDESAAQLLSPGICEAYRDPELLPRIGDEYQVQIPALMTECVYGLLVESPTDAIISSATYHDFLVGLPVSLMWVSEEVESIKHEPRDYPCGLTDTSDINKSVKPESIREANIVPEVDLKAKVELMDVTVNDGIEEGESVKLCLQPQISNEMLCELGGKHYCLVPGSVGNPWSDSEEDSFLLGLYIFGKNLVQVKNFVESKTMGDILSFYYGKFYKSDRYHKWSECRKIRSRKCVYGHRIFTGSRQHEMLSRLLPQLSEECKNILLEAAKAFGEGKMLLEEYVFTLKVMVGLHALVEAVGIGKGKQDLTGITTEPLKSNQVAPVRPEIPIGKACLTLTPVEIINYLTGGYRLSKARSNDLFWEAVWPLLLARGWHSEQPNDHGFAAASRHSLVFLIPGIEKFSRRKLVKGDHYFDSVSDVLNKVALDPTLLDLDIGEDKGDGSKEETAWSNKTNLNQGNFPGQQRHCYLKPRTPSRTSNAMMFTVVDTSLATGETKKVRELRSLPVGLMSICTSRSDSEDSESDSLKEPAGEPDSSENLCSDMNGTTMTKSTKNDLDKGVFSDREDAEDDALKQSFLINGSGFAKVPEKIPEYQKADKCDRMQTRKRIKRQATQRGILCDRKRQQRLIACDQTKTSCGTIDRHGSKQDEPVCAGEGDIREDFLFRVDPPMERLSATISSRGSPNISNECTLSSNSSGDDHPHEKLQTRALIDLNMPVPHDAETEPLMMGVTEVKDDKASRRTKDFGMLKISTSVCDSTPQQSPNMNLRRHSTRNRPLTTKALEALACGFLSIKQKRKSRDVFSLDNQMSRPSRCARSKMRITENFQVDMTDFEGDERRNGGCKSNGDMVSEVQI